A portion of the Lolium rigidum isolate FL_2022 chromosome 1, APGP_CSIRO_Lrig_0.1, whole genome shotgun sequence genome contains these proteins:
- the LOC124663004 gene encoding squamosa promoter-binding-like protein 10 produces the protein MLSGRMNSAASDDYQFAAMQQQQQPPQPYLGFDHAAMVSANAGGGQRGHQGTMMYDNFDFAAAAAAFGQFQQEAAPHHHHQMLSLPPPNGAGGGLMAPPPMPHGMQLQMPPMPMAMHGGDMYPALGMVKREGGGGGADAGRIGLNLGRRTYFSPGDMMAVDRMLMRSRLGGVFGLGFGGAHHQPPRCQAEGCKADLSGAKHYHRRHKVCEYHAKASLVAAGGKQQRFCQQCSRFHVLTEFDEAKRSCRKRLAEHNRRRRKPAASSNTAAGSKDSAPPSKKPNAGGVMSGSYTADNNNLSAAKSTISSNTSAISCLQQDQNKVARPTALTLGAPPPVKDDYQLNAMHLQAQADHHHRHQEQQHFITSLLHSSNNTNNILSCSSVCSSGLPSAAAANGEDSDQNNNDGGGSNNNNGNNMHLFEVDFM, from the exons ATGCTGAGCGGCAGGATGAACTCGGCGGCCAGCGACGACTACCAGTTCGCGgcaatgcagcagcagcagcaaccccCGCAACCCTACCTCGGGTTCGACCACGCCGCCATGGTGTCCGCCAACGCGGGAGGCGGCCAGCGCGGCCACCAGGGGACCATGATGTACGACAACTTCgacttcgcggcggcggcggccgccttcGGGCAGTTCCAGCAGGAGGCGGcgccgcaccaccaccaccagatgCTGTCCCTTCCCCCGCCCAACGGCGCCGGCGGTGGGCTGATGGCGCCGCCGCCCATGCCCCACGGCATGCAGCTCCAGATGCCGCCCATGCCCATGGCCATGCACGGCGGCGACATGTACCCCGCGCTCGGCATGGTGAagcgcgagggcggcggcggcggagcggacgCGGGCAGGATCGGGCTCAACCTGGGCCGCCGCACCTACTTCTCCCCCGGGGACATGATGGCGGTTGACCGGATGCTGATGCGGTCCCGCCTCGGCGGCGTGTTCGGGCTCGGGTTCGGCGGCGCGCACCACCAGCCGCCCCGGTGCCAGGCCGAGGGGTGCAAGGCCGACCTCTCCGGCGCCAAGCACTACCACCGCCGCCACAAGGTGTGCGAGTACCACGCCAAGGCTtccctcgtcgccgccggcggcaAGCAGCAGCGCTTCTGCCAGCAGTGCAGCAG GTTTCACGTGCTCACCGAGTTCGACGAGGCCAAGAGGAGCTGCCGGAAGCGGCTAGCCGAGCACAACCGTCGGAGGAGGAAGCCCGCCGCCAGCAGCAACACTGCGGCCGGGTCAAAGGACTCGGCGCCACCTTCCAAGAAACCCAACGCCGGCGGCGTCATGTCCGGCTCCTACACCGCCGACAACAACA ATTTGAGCGCGGCCAAGTCGACCATCTCGTCGAACACGAGCGCGATCAGCTGCCTGCAGCAGGACCAGAACAAGGTGGCGAGGCCGACGGCGCTCACCcttggcgcgccgccgccggtgaaGGACGACTACCAGCTCAACGCGATGCATCTCCAAGCCcaagccgaccaccaccaccgtcaccaggaGCAACAGCACTTCATCACTTCCCTCCTCCACAgcagcaacaacaccaacaacatccTGTCGTGTTCATCGGTGTGCTCCAGCGGGTTGCCCTCGGCAGCGGCAGCCAACGGCGAGGACTCCGACCAGAACAACAACGATGGCGgcggcagcaacaacaacaacggcaatAACATGCATCTGTTCGAGGTGGACTTCATGTAG